Genomic DNA from Triticum aestivum cultivar Chinese Spring unplaced genomic scaffold, IWGSC CS RefSeq v2.1 scaffold227854, whole genome shotgun sequence:
CTCGTTAGGTCACGGGCGCCGTCTAACGGCGCGCGTCACGGGCGCCGTATCCCCCTGGCCACGTGGCGCTTGACAGCAGGCCCAACCGGTCAGTTTTCCACACAACCATGCCAAACCGTGCGATCAGCGTTATTTGAAAACTGTCAGTGCAAACGTggtggttttttgaaaaaaaaatgaaagcCGGTGGTCATCTGTTTTAGAGTCCCCTAATGttgtggttttttgcaatttactcttcTCATGACATAGAAGCCATTGTACTTGGCCTGCTGCTTCAATACCGACGCGGTATGGGCTCCAATCCTCAAAGGAGACGTAGTTGACTATCATAACTGATAAATCTTGTACTCCCTTTATtttaaaatatagtgcgcccgcgctttcaAAGGTCCAACTTTGACAATAAATTTAACTAACGAGACCGACTGCTGTGGGAGAAaagattatactccctccattcctaaatacaagtctttggagagattccactatgaaccacatacggagcaaaacgagtgaatctatactctaaaatgcatctagatacatccgtatatggtccatagtgaaatctctataaagacttatatttaggaacggagggagtataataaaaaacttcttttgaatacgattTCACttgtataacttttgctcccgccgtAGTTGGCCccattggttaaatttatggtcaaagttgaaccacAGGAATAGAGGTAGCACGGAGGGAGTATAAGTAGATCCATAGGGCCAGCCGCATTTAAACTCTCAGTCTAAAAAAAGCTTTAACCTCTATTAAAATTGGCAGGTTTATTGTATGAACTTCCCGTCACAACTTTCAACTTAAGAGGTAAAAGCACTCCGACCACGGATTAAGCAGAAAAATAGTGACCAACATTGCATCATCCTGAATTGCAAAATAACAGCTCATGAAAAAAAGACTGAGCGGTAATATTATATTAAAGTAAATTTTATGTACTAAAAGGATGGATATACAATGGCGCCAATGAGGACTACTTTTGAATATAGTGATGAAAGATTTTCGAAGGATAAGTACATCGGACACGCCAACCAATTGGATAGAAGTCTGTGGTATATTTGGATTACTTGTCGTACATGCTCATAGCATCTTTATGCTATGTATAAGACTTGAAATGTAATCATTTCCTACCAGACCATCTTGATGAATGCTGCGTCGCGCTGCATGGGCCATGACTATCCCTGGATGAAGCACTTTTATCCAATGCAGCAGGTATTTTTACATTACTGAACGATGGTGCCTGGACTGGGAAATTTTGGTCCCTCAGAGCGTTGATAGTGATCGTCCTCCAGCCGCAAGAACATAGTAGGGAAGAATTCATTCCCAAAAAGCACCTGTCACCCACTCCGGTGGCTCTCTCTCCCTCGACGACGGTGATTGTCCCGTGCAACACCCGAAACACAGGAACATGTATGGCACTCCATCATCCAAAAAGCAAGGATTTTCCCAGCCGATTTGGATCCAGTATGTCCGGGGTCGGGGGCATCCTAATTGTTCTTCACAATTGGTTGCAGCTGGTTGTTCGGGACAGTTCATTTACAATCAGGGGCAATACTAATTGCATGTCTAATCTAAGTATATATTTCTATACTACAAGTTTAAGTTACAAATTTGTTGGCTCTCACGTTTTAGAATGAACGTGTTTCAAGACAAATGTTGTATAAGACCAAAAGAATCTTTATTAATAAATCCTCCAAAAGGAATCAGCAATACACAAAGCCTGAATACACCCAACATACACATAACTACTTGACCATACACACAGATAGTTGCTAGTAATAATTACTTGAATATACATAAAATACACATGTGCCTGCGACTACAGAGATGCACTCAAGCCATGAGGCCGGCAATGGCAAGCAAAACGGCAAGGCCGAACCCCGTGGCCTCCACATTGGTGGCAGCGGAGACAGGTGTCGGTGGGGGAGCGTTGCTTGCACTTGGGCCGCTGGCCGGGGCGGGTGACATAGAGGAGGAGCCTGACATGACATCGATCTTAACCTTCATGCCGCCCGCGCAATGACCAGGGAAACCACAGATGAAGTAGCGGGTGCCGGTGGCTGTGAGGGTGACAACATCATTCCCGGAGTTGAAGGTGGTGACGGGATTGGCAGTGCTGCAAGAATCGTAGTCTGCCTTGCTGACTTCAAGGACATCGTGTGCCTGAGGGGAGTACTTGAAGACGATCTGATCGCTGGTTTGGAAGTTCCTAGAGGACGCCCAAGTGTCGTATTTGGTGCTGAGGTCCCATGCGCCGCCCGGCTCGCCCACGTTGTAGATTGCCGCTGACGCGGTGCTCAGGACGGCCATCGCTGCCACGGCGAGAAGAATGGTTCTCCTGGCAGCCATTGCGGTTGGAACTGGAAAGAGAGCTAGCAGAGGAGATTATAACTTGTAAGGCAGGTGTGTATCGATCCTTGAGCGGAGAATGTGTTTACTTCCCTAGGAGGCAGTGTCCGGTCCTATATATAGAACAATACAGGCTACACCTGGTGTGATGGAGAAACATGTGCGGTTGGTGGGAGCGTAGAATGAAGTTTGTGTACCTGGATTTTGGAATTTGAATATTGTGTGTAGGTGGGAACACAAGCAGCTGGTACGTACCTGTTCAAAATAGACTGAGGATGTGAAGACCGGGCTGTGCTGTTGGCGTGCTGACCATTTCACGCGTTCCTTTCCTTTTTCTTCAGTATCGACGTGGTCTACAAGAACATGAGGTAGACTATCACGATCCACATagcttctttttttaggggatccACATTGTCCAAAGCATTACTTTGACAAAGCTTTTTTTTATTAGTAGATTTGACATATTAAATAGACCCTAAATTTTTGTTGTTGGAATGATTTAATTAGAGTGAATTCCATTTTTTACCTTGTAGTTGTACATTTGTGACACATATTACCCTATTTAGCGGAACTTTTATCGAAATGTCAGATTTTGGAGACTTTTAACACGGTTTTACCCCAGTTTTACATTTTGTTTGTTTATGGTCGATAGGATCGGCATGTTGCGTCATTCATTCGTAAAAAAAACTGTAAGGATCGGAGGGCATCATTGGCGATCTTGTCCAAGCTTCTCTTGTCTATCTGTTCCACTCCTTGTGGCCGTCCACATGTTTTTGGATACAGGGCGTCACCTC
This window encodes:
- the LOC123176786 gene encoding mavicyanin-like; this encodes MAARRTILLAVAAMAVLSTASAAIYNVGEPGGAWDLSTKYDTWASSRNFQTSDQIVFKYSPQAHDVLEVSKADYDSCSTANPVTTFNSGNDVVTLTATGTRYFICGFPGHCAGGMKVKIDVMSGSSSMSPAPASGPSASNAPPPTPVSAATNVEATGFGLAVLLAIAGLMA